In Candidatus Aminicenantes bacterium, the sequence ACATTGATGCCCATGGCCTTCAGCTCTTTTTCGAGCTCGCTGGTGGTCACCGAGCCGAACAGGACATCGTTCTCGCCGGCTTTCTTTTTGATGGTCAGCGAGATGACGTCCAGTTTTTGTTTTTGCTCCACGGCGGAGAGTTTTTCGATTTCGAGCTGCTTCTGGTGCTTTTTCTTCTTGTTCTCCATCAGGGCGACGTTGTGCTCGGTCACTTCCACGGCATATTTCCTCGGCAGGAGGAAATTGCGCACGAACCCTTTTTTCACGTCGATGATATCGCCGAGATTGCCGACCTTTTCGACGTCGGCGGTCAGGATGACTTTCATGTTAGTAGCCCCGCTTCTCTTCGCTGAATTTGATCAGCGCCATCTGCCGCGCCCTTTTGATGGCCTTGGCGAGCTGCTTCTGATGGTAGGCGCAGGTGCCGCTGACCCGGGCCGGGAACATGCGCCCGGTCTCGGAAATGTAGTTTTCCAGGTTCTTGAAATTCTTGTAGTCGACCAGCGTGACCTTGTCCTTGCAAAAGGCGCAGTACTTCTTGCGTACCGAATAGTATTTTTTCTGGGGCTTGCCTTCAGGGGAACTACTTCTCGTCTGCATAGGTTTCCTCCTCTTTTCCGACGGTATCGCCGCCTTCCTTGCTTTCCTCGTGGCTGAACTGGGTCCGCTTCCTGAACTGCTCGATCTTCTGCCAGCGCTTGGTCAGCTTGTTGGATTTCTTCAGCTTGTCATCCAGGCGCAGGGTGATGAAGCGCAACACCTTTTCCATCTGCTTCAGACGTCTTTCGAGGTCGGCGATGACGGCGCCGTCGACTTCGGTCAGG encodes:
- the rplI gene encoding 50S ribosomal protein L9; its protein translation is MKVILTADVEKVGNLGDIIDVKKGFVRNFLLPRKYAVEVTEHNVALMENKKKKHQKQLEIEKLSAVEQKQKLDVISLTIKKKAGENDVLFGSVTTSELEKELKAMGINVEKKKLHLEEPIKRLGNYTLKIKLFKDVEAEIKIAVLQDGDATSD
- the rpsR gene encoding 30S ribosomal protein S18; the encoded protein is MQTRSSSPEGKPQKKYYSVRKKYCAFCKDKVTLVDYKNFKNLENYISETGRMFPARVSGTCAYHQKQLAKAIKRARQMALIKFSEEKRGY
- the rpsF gene encoding 30S ribosomal protein S6 — its product is MNGKYEIGFIITPDASEDEVKKIIESISGSIKKAKGVIESIDEWGRKKMAYPIQKNLEGYFVFILTEVDGAVIADLERRLKQMEKVLRFITLRLDDKLKKSNKLTKRWQKIEQFRKRTQFSHEESKEGGDTVGKEEETYADEK